The stretch of DNA AGATTAATCCTAACTTTGTCGGACCGACCGCTCTGAAAAATGCATAGTTTTGCTTGGTCATGAGGTCATCAAAATTCATTTTAATCCCATTATGTTTAGATGCTACATTAATAATGCGCCCCTCACTACTTGCTTCAAGCGAATCTAATAACAAATGGGTGAGGATGAAATGGGATAAATAATTCGTGGCAAATGTCGTCTCAATCCCATCTTCTGTTTCAGAACGCTTTGATAAAAAGACAGCTGCATTATTGATAAGTACATCGAGTTTGGTATACTTTTTCTTAAAGTCTTCTGCCGCTTGTTTAACTGAACGTTGAGAGGATAAATCTGCTAAAAGCAGGTCTACATGGCTGTTGCCTGTATTTTCAATGATTTCTTGGCGCGCTTTTTGTCCTCGTTCCTCATTTCTGCACAACAGAACAATCGTTGCCCCTTTTCTTGCTAATTCCATTGCTGTTGCTTTGCCTATCCCTGAGTTACCGCCTGTAATTAAACAAATTTTCCCCTTCATCTCGAGTTCTCCCCTTAAAATATCTTATTTAGTACATTCTCTTTTCAATATTTCCGTAGGTTTTGCCATGGATAGCATTTAGGACAGGCTCAGATGCGAGAAAATCATGAGGAAACCCTAGTTCAATTTTGCTTGCGTTACTTAGTTGGCTAAGATGTTCATCTGAAAGCTGGAAGGATAAACTTCCTAGATTATCTCTCATTTGTTCTTCTCGTTTGGCTCCAATTAGCGGAATCACCGTTCCTGACTGCTGGCGCACCCAGTTTAATGCTACTTGGGCAGGTGAAACGTTAAGTTCCTTCGACACTTCCTCCACGACTGTAGCAATCGCTCGATTTCTTTCATTTAATCGTGCGCTTTGCGGAGATAATCTACCGTTTTCAGCGGAAGGGTTATTATATTTTCCTGTTAATGCACCACCGGCCATCGGCGCCCACGCAGTCACACCTATATCAAGTGCTCGCGCCATAGGTAATAAATCTCTTTCAGGGGTACGTTGCAGTAAATTGTATTCAACCTGCAGGCCGATAAATGGCGTCCAACCTCGTAATGAGGCAAGCATATTCGCTTGAGAGACAATCCAAGCAGGCGTATCAGAGATTCCAACATAAAGGATTTTTCCT from Bacillus sp. SLBN-46 encodes:
- a CDS encoding SDR family oxidoreductase, with translation MKGKICLITGGNSGIGKATAMELARKGATIVLLCRNEERGQKARQEIIENTGNSHVDLLLADLSSQRSVKQAAEDFKKKYTKLDVLINNAAVFLSKRSETEDGIETTFATNYLSHFILTHLLLDSLEASSEGRIINVASKHNGIKMNFDDLMTKQNYAFFRAVGPTKLGLILFTNELSKRLAGKPITVNSLHPGIIRSNLMHDMPWVLRTLFKTLSARAEKGAVTPVYLASSPAVEGVSGKFFVNCKEAETTDVAKDQESARKLWDITMSLIKPGIL
- a CDS encoding aldo/keto reductase → MEYKLLGKSGLRVSELALGTMTFGEDWGFGASKEESQKIFQAFVEAGGNFIDTAVNYTNGTSEKYVGEFIKEQREQFVVATKYTLNTRPNDPNGGGNHRKNLVQSVEKSLKQLQTDYIDLLWLHAWDFMTPVEEVMRALDDLVRSGKILYVGISDTPAWIVSQANMLASLRGWTPFIGLQVEYNLLQRTPERDLLPMARALDIGVTAWAPMAGGALTGKYNNPSAENGRLSPQSARLNERNRAIATVVEEVSKELNVSPAQVALNWVRQQSGTVIPLIGAKREEQMRDNLGSLSFQLSDEHLSQLSNASKIELGFPHDFLASEPVLNAIHGKTYGNIEKRMY